The Canis lupus baileyi chromosome 11, mCanLup2.hap1, whole genome shotgun sequence genome includes a window with the following:
- the NAB2 gene encoding NGFI-A-binding protein 2 isoform X2 yields MRRAPSPTAEQPPGGGDSARRTAQPRPKPSARAMALPRTLGELQLYRVLQRANLLSYYETFIQQGGDDVQQLCEAGEEEFLEIMALVGMATKPLHVRRLQKALREWATNPGLFSQPVPAVPVSSIPLFKISETAGTRKGSMSNGHSSPGEKAGSARSFSPKSPLELGEKLSPLPGGPGAGDPRIWPGRSTPESDVGAGGEEEAGSPPFSPPAGGGVPEGTGAGGLAAAGAGGGPDRLEPEMVRMVVESVERIFRSFPRGDAGEVTSLLKLNKKLARSVGHIFEMDDNDSQKEEEIRKYSIIYGRFDSKRREGKQLSLHELTINEAAAQFCMRDNTLLLRRVELFSLSRQVARESTYLSSLKGSRLHPEELGGPPLKKLKQEVGEQSHSELQQPPPGPESYAPPYRPSLEEDSASLSGESLDGHLQEFEEGLLDRCPAPGPHPALVEGRRSSVKVEAEASRQ; encoded by the exons ATGCGCAGGGCGCCCTCCCCCACAGCCGAGCAGCCGCCGGGCGGAGGGGACAGCGCCCGCCGGACCGCGCAGCCCAGACCCAA GCCCAGTGCCCGAGCCATGGCACTGCCTCGGACACTGGGGGAGCTGCAGCTGTACCGGGTCCTGCAGCGCGCCAATCTGCTTTCCTACTATGAGACCTTCATCCAGCAGGGAGGGGACGATGTGCAGCAACTGTGTGAGGCTGGTGAGGAGGAGTTCCTGGAGATCATGGCCCTTGTGGGCATGGCCACCAAGCCCCTCCATGTCCGACGCCTGCAGAAGGCCCTGAGAGAATGGGCCACCAACCCAGGGCTCTTCAGCCAGCCTGTGCCTGCTGTGCCTGTTTCCAGTATTCCACTTTTCAAGATCTCCGAGACTGCAGGCACCCGGAAAGGGAGCATGAGCAACGGGCACAGCAGCCCAGGGGAAAAGGCAGGCAGTGCCCGCAGTTTCAGCCCCAAGAGCCCCCTTGAACTTGGAGAGAAGCTGTCACCGCTGCCTGGGGGACCTGGGGCAGGAGACCCCCGGATCTGGCCAGGACGGAGCACTCCAGAGTCCGACGTTGGGgcgggaggagaagaggaggcaggctcaccccccttctccccacctgcaGGGGGAGGAGTCCCCGAGgggactggggctggggggctggcagcagccggggctgggggtggcccAGATCGACTGGAACCGGAGATGGTGCGCATGGTGGTGGAGAGTGTGGAGAGGATCTTCCGGAGCTTCCCCAGGGGGGACGCAGGGGAGGTAACGTCCCTGCTGAAGCTGAACAAGAAGCTGGCTCGGAGCGTAGGACACATCTTTGAGATGGACGATAACGACagtcagaaggaggaggagatccGCAAATACAGCATCATTTACGGCCGCTTTGACTCCAAGCGGAGGGAGGGCAAGCAGCTCAGCCTGCATGAG CTGACCATCAACGAAGCCGCTGCCCAGTTCTGCATGAGGGACAACACGCTCTTACTGCGGAGGGTGGAGCTCTTCTCCCTGTCACGCCAAGTGGCCCGAGAGAGCACCTACCTGTCCTCCTTGAAGGGCTCCAG GCTTCACCCCGAAGAACTGGGAGGCCCTCCACTGAAGAAGTTAAAACAGGAG GTTGGAGAGCAAAGTCATTCTGAACTCCAGcagcctcccccaggccccgAGTCCTATGCACCCCCATACCGCCCCAGCCTGGAGGAAGACAGCGCCAGCCTGTCTGGGGAGAGTCTTGATGGACACTTGCAGG AGTTCGAGGAAGGGCTGCTGGACCGATGCCCTGCCCCGGGACCCCATCCTGCTCTGGTGGAAGGTCGCAGAAGCAGCGTCAAAGTGGAGGCTGAGGCCAGCCGGCAGTGA
- the NAB2 gene encoding NGFI-A-binding protein 2 isoform X1, producing the protein MRRAPSPTAEQPPGGGDSARRTAQPRPKPSARAMALPRTLGELQLYRVLQRANLLSYYETFIQQGGDDVQQLCEAGEEEFLEIMALVGMATKPLHVRRLQKALREWATNPGLFSQPVPAVPVSSIPLFKISETAGTRKGSMSNGHSSPGEKAGSARSFSPKSPLELGEKLSPLPGGPGAGDPRIWPGRSTPESDVGAGGEEEAGSPPFSPPAGGGVPEGTGAGGLAAAGAGGGPDRLEPEMVRMVVESVERIFRSFPRGDAGEVTSLLKLNKKLARSVGHIFEMDDNDSQKEEEIRKYSIIYGRFDSKRREGKQLSLHELTINEAAAQFCMRDNTLLLRRVELFSLSRQVARESTYLSSLKGSRLHPEELGGPPLKKLKQEVGEQSHSELQQPPPGPESYAPPYRPSLEEDSASLSGESLDGHLQAVGSCPRLTPPPADLPLALPAHGLWSRHILQQTLMDEGLRLARLVSHDRVGRLSPCVPAKPPLAEFEEGLLDRCPAPGPHPALVEGRRSSVKVEAEASRQ; encoded by the exons ATGCGCAGGGCGCCCTCCCCCACAGCCGAGCAGCCGCCGGGCGGAGGGGACAGCGCCCGCCGGACCGCGCAGCCCAGACCCAA GCCCAGTGCCCGAGCCATGGCACTGCCTCGGACACTGGGGGAGCTGCAGCTGTACCGGGTCCTGCAGCGCGCCAATCTGCTTTCCTACTATGAGACCTTCATCCAGCAGGGAGGGGACGATGTGCAGCAACTGTGTGAGGCTGGTGAGGAGGAGTTCCTGGAGATCATGGCCCTTGTGGGCATGGCCACCAAGCCCCTCCATGTCCGACGCCTGCAGAAGGCCCTGAGAGAATGGGCCACCAACCCAGGGCTCTTCAGCCAGCCTGTGCCTGCTGTGCCTGTTTCCAGTATTCCACTTTTCAAGATCTCCGAGACTGCAGGCACCCGGAAAGGGAGCATGAGCAACGGGCACAGCAGCCCAGGGGAAAAGGCAGGCAGTGCCCGCAGTTTCAGCCCCAAGAGCCCCCTTGAACTTGGAGAGAAGCTGTCACCGCTGCCTGGGGGACCTGGGGCAGGAGACCCCCGGATCTGGCCAGGACGGAGCACTCCAGAGTCCGACGTTGGGgcgggaggagaagaggaggcaggctcaccccccttctccccacctgcaGGGGGAGGAGTCCCCGAGgggactggggctggggggctggcagcagccggggctgggggtggcccAGATCGACTGGAACCGGAGATGGTGCGCATGGTGGTGGAGAGTGTGGAGAGGATCTTCCGGAGCTTCCCCAGGGGGGACGCAGGGGAGGTAACGTCCCTGCTGAAGCTGAACAAGAAGCTGGCTCGGAGCGTAGGACACATCTTTGAGATGGACGATAACGACagtcagaaggaggaggagatccGCAAATACAGCATCATTTACGGCCGCTTTGACTCCAAGCGGAGGGAGGGCAAGCAGCTCAGCCTGCATGAG CTGACCATCAACGAAGCCGCTGCCCAGTTCTGCATGAGGGACAACACGCTCTTACTGCGGAGGGTGGAGCTCTTCTCCCTGTCACGCCAAGTGGCCCGAGAGAGCACCTACCTGTCCTCCTTGAAGGGCTCCAG GCTTCACCCCGAAGAACTGGGAGGCCCTCCACTGAAGAAGTTAAAACAGGAG GTTGGAGAGCAAAGTCATTCTGAACTCCAGcagcctcccccaggccccgAGTCCTATGCACCCCCATACCGCCCCAGCCTGGAGGAAGACAGCGCCAGCCTGTCTGGGGAGAGTCTTGATGGACACTTGCAGG CTGTGGGGTCATGCCCAAGGCTGACGCCGCCCCCTGCTGACCTGCCTCTGGCATTGCCAGCCCATGGGCTGTGGAGCCGCCACATCCTGCAGCAGACACTGATGGATGAGGGGCTGCGGCTAGCCCGCCTCGTCTCCCACGACCGCGTGGGCCGCCTCAGCCCCTGTGTGCCTGCGAAGCCGCCTCTCGCAG AGTTCGAGGAAGGGCTGCTGGACCGATGCCCTGCCCCGGGACCCCATCCTGCTCTGGTGGAAGGTCGCAGAAGCAGCGTCAAAGTGGAGGCTGAGGCCAGCCGGCAGTGA